A single region of the Lepeophtheirus salmonis chromosome 12, UVic_Lsal_1.4, whole genome shotgun sequence genome encodes:
- the Klp98A gene encoding kinesin-like protein Klp98A — translation MSHGCVTLSKTCSIVVDVATWFFPLGFVLWYLGSGVRMASVRVAVRVRPLNVREVSLGSGGVVWVEEECVMLCGGEGKAHRFSFDYAYDSGSVTQETLFGNLGLDVVSKAFKGYNVCVFAYGQTGSGKTHTMMGTGEDPGLIPRICGELFERMKTNGKSRSYRTQVSYLEIYNEKVKDLLGEKKGSTTSTQQHNLKVREDPRSGPYVENLSKHLVLEYDELIALMAKGNSERTTASTNMNNTSSRSHAIFTITFTQASILQNGLPRETISKVHLVDLAGSERADATGATGQRLKEGAHINKSLVTLGSVISALADASNNQTNKKVFVPYRDSVLTWLLKDSLGGNSQTIMIATISPAGVNYSETLSTLRYANRAKNIINKPTVNEDPNVKLIRELREEIERLKKTLIRTTPDPIVATEIAVKEARERTLTEAWTEKWKEAANILSEQKALGLKRTGLGVVLDSEKPHLIGIVEDVLSTGIILYHLKEGDTVIGTNELPDSDIILRGPAILSKHCVINLKNGIAKLIPEDGALCLVNASRIVKSVKLSQGCVIVLGKTNMFRYNDPLEIESLRKNMSISSDSQPFKHSLLSESFSDLRTSRNGDLQLNSYCSEDELPKTDNKIIQENANLEGKKENESVEGEGSSRFVEINSRNCDSTSTLSLSSCHSTTQSDDDYIITNRSNSGNINSFTDCNLHSKDEFVPMITLLSSDQGDTVKLYNKILEQKEVIMKCLENENVDVESFNVEISHLQEMQAKYEKLEFERMRNLWLFSKTRQTIEGDHDVDNIDYEEKLAILVEQEVDRRLFQEKILKAESEYNEREHLRSECEREINFLRRQHEREIYILKRKLYESHLAAVSATSLEPRNSVLGLNQAFPAILAIPKYRLVCAGTVDAHVEYEIKITFCCEQSCPSYTVHRRYKTFRDLHRMMISKYNVHLTELNFPPRRFIGSSLSESLSNERQKALQIYLNRLIQICYKVQCCPLVKIKDVSRALCVFSSFFQRDD, via the exons ATGTCGCATGGTTGCGTGACTCTAAGTAAGACGTGTTCCATTGTAGTGGATGTCGCTACTTGGTTCTTCCCTTTGGGGTTCGTCCTTTGGTATTTGGGAAGTGGAGTGAGAATGGCTTCAGTGCGAGTGGCGGTTCGAGTGCGTCCCCTGAATGTGAGGGAAGTGTCCCTGGGGAGTGGTGGCGTGGTGTGGGTGGAGGAGGAGTGCGTGATGCTGTGTGGGGGTGAGGGGAAGGCGCACCGCTTTAGCTTCGACTACGCGTATGACTCTGGGAGCGTGACGCAAGAGACGCTGTTCGGGAACCTGGGCTTGGACGTGGTGAGCAAGGCGTTCAAGGGCTACAACGTGTGTGTGTTTGCCTACGGACAGACGGGGAGTGGGAAGACGCACACGATGATGGGGACTGGGGAAGATCCGGGCCTCATTCCCCGGATCTGCGGAGAGTTGTTTGAAAGAATGAAGACGAATGGGAAGTCGAGGAGCTACAGGACTCAGGTCTCCTACCTGGAGATTTACAATGAGAAAGTCAAAGATTTGCTGGGGGAGAAGAAAGGGAGCACAACTTCCACTCAGCAACACAATTTAAAAGTTCGGGAAGATCCCCGATCTGGTCCGTACGTGGAGAATCTATCCAAACACTTAGTGCTAGAATATGATGAACTAATTGCCCTCATGGCTAAGGGGAATTCGGAAAGGACGACTGCTTCCACAAACATGAATAACACTTCAAGTAGAAGTCATGCTATTTTTACAATCACGTTTACTCAAgcttcaattttacaaaatggtTTACCAAGAGAAACTATCTCCAAAGTTCATTTAGTTGATCTAGCAGGAAGTGAAAGGGCGGATGCGACCGGTGCAACAGGTCAGAGGCTTAAGGAAGGAGCTCACATTAACAAATCTTTGGTTACATTAGGATCTGTCATATCGGCATTGGCGGATGCCTCAAATaaccaaacaaataaaaaa GTTTTTGTACCTTATCGAGATTCTGTTCTTACATGGCTATTAAAAGACTCTCTTGGAGGAAATTCGCAAACTATAATGATTGCAACTATTAGTCCAGCTGGAGTAAATTATAGTGAGACTTTGTCAACTCTTCGATATGCTAACAGAGCTAAAAACATTATCAACAAGCCCACTGTTAATGAAGATCCTAACGTTAAGCTCATTAGGGAATTACGTGAAGAGATTGAAAGACTAAAGAAAACCTTAATAAGAACGACTCCTGATCCCATAGTGGCTACTGAAATAGCAGTGAAAGAAGCTAGAGAACGAACTCTAACAGAAGCATGGACAGAAAAATGGAAAGAAGCTGCTAACATATTATCGGAGCAAAAAGCATTAGGCCTTAAAAGAACAGGGCTTGGCGTAGTTTTAG ATTCTGAGAAACCTCATTTAATAGGGATAGTTGAAGATGTTTTAAGTACAGGAATAATACTTTATCATCTCAAAGAAGGTGATACTGTTATTGGAACCAACGAACTACCTGATAGTGATATTATCCTTCGCGGTCCTGCAATTCTTTCAAAACATTgtgttattaatttaaaaaatggaatagcCAAGTTAATTCCAGAAGACGGTGCTCTTTGCCTAGTCAATGCATCTCGTATTGTAAAATCAGTCAAACTCTCTCAAGGATGTGTAATTGTATTGGGTAAAACAAATATGTTCCGTTATAACGATCCATTAGAGATTGAGTCTCTAAGAAAAAACATGAGTATCTCTTCAGATAGTCAGCCATTTAAACACTCCTTGCTAAGTGAGTCTTTTTCAGACCTCAGGACTTCTCGCAATGGAGACCTCCAATTGAATTCATATTGTTCTGAAGATGAATTACCGAAGACTGACAATAAAATCATCCAAGAAAATGCTaatttagaaggaaaaaaagagaacgAGTCTGTTGAAGGTGAAGGCTCCTCtcgttttgttgaaattaattctaGAAATTGTGATTCGACTTCTACGTTATCTCTATCTTCATGTCATTCCACAACCCAGTCAGatgatgattatattataactaatagAAGTAATTCGGGCAATATTAATAGTTTCACTGACTGTAATTTACATTCCAAAGATGAATTTGTCCCAATGATTACATTATTATCAAGTGATCAGGGGGATACTGTTAAGTTGTACAACAAAATACTAGAACAGAAAGAAGTTATAATGAAATGTCTTGAGAATGAGAATGTTGACGTTGAAAGCTTTAATGTAGAAATTTCTCATCTTCAAGAAATGCAAGCAAAGTATGAAAAACTTGAATTTGAAAGAATGCGTAATTTATGGCTTTTTTCCAAAACTCGCCAAACTATTGAAGGTGACCATGATGTTGATAATATTGACTATGAAGAAAAATTAGCCATTTTGGTTGAACAAGAAGTTGATAGACGTCTCTTccaagaaaaaatacttaaagcAGAGTCAGAATATAATGAGAGAGAGCATTTACGATCAGAATGTGAAcgagaaattaattttttaagaaggcAGCATGAGAGagaaatttatattcttaaaagaaAGTTGTATGAATCTCATTTAGCAGCAGTGTCTGCTACCTCTTTGGAACCAAGAAATAGTGTGTTAGGACTAAATCAAGCGTTTCCAGCAATCTTGGCGATTCCCAAGTATCGTTTAGTCTGTGCTGGTACTGTTGACGCCCATGTTgagtatgaaataaaaataactttttgttgtGAACAATCATGTCCTAGTTACACTGTACACCGACGCTACAAAACTTTTCGAGATTTGCATCGTATGATGATATCAAAGTATAATGTTCATTTAACTGAACTCAATTTTCCTCCCAGGCGGTTTATTGGCTCGTCATTATCTGAATCATTAAGTAATGAGAGGCAAAAAGCATtacagatatatttaaataggttgattcaaatttgttataaaGTTCAGTGTTGTCCTTTAGTGAAGATTAAAGACGTATCTCGAGCTTTATgtgttttttcatcattttttcaaaggGATGATTAG